One genomic region from Sphingobacterium multivorum encodes:
- a CDS encoding nucleoside triphosphate pyrophosphohydrolase family protein has protein sequence MTDPKTLSSVAEFHKTFQHPILDTPTIPSEQRCALRVSLIAEELKELEEAIQDKDLVEIADALCDIQYVLAGAVLEFGLKDKFSALFDEVQRSNMSKACKDEAEAIATQEHYKLKGVESYYKEVDGKFLVFRTADNKTLKSINYSPADLKTIVEG, from the coding sequence ATGACTGATCCGAAAACACTTTCATCCGTTGCGGAATTCCATAAAACATTCCAACATCCAATCCTAGACACGCCTACTATTCCGTCTGAACAAAGATGTGCCTTAAGGGTATCCTTGATCGCCGAAGAATTAAAAGAACTAGAAGAGGCCATCCAGGATAAAGATTTGGTCGAGATTGCAGATGCGCTATGTGACATTCAATATGTACTCGCTGGAGCGGTATTGGAATTTGGTTTAAAAGATAAATTTTCAGCTCTTTTTGATGAAGTTCAACGTTCCAATATGAGCAAGGCATGTAAAGACGAGGCGGAAGCTATCGCTACACAGGAGCACTATAAATTAAAAGGTGTAGAATCCTATTACAAAGAAGTTGATGGCAAATTTTTGGTATTCAGAACAGCCGACAATAAAACGTTAAAATCTATCAATTACTCTCCAGCCGATTTAAAAACAATTGTTGAGGGCTAA
- a CDS encoding TIGR01212 family radical SAM protein (This family includes YhcC from E. coli K-12, an uncharacterized radical SAM protein.) codes for MGTLLDNGIKPYNHYGAYLKQKYNGQKVFKVIVDGNFTCPNRDGSKGYGGCTYCNVDSFTPDTARKIPSIREQVESGIERARNSYGAEKFIIYFQPNTNTYAPTHLLKMMYDEALSIDPENTLGLSVGTRPDCLDFEKIALLESYTDRYDVDLEMGMESIYNDTLEQINRGCSHDEFVQVMDMLKDTPLELCVHTIFGFPWESEEMMLKYADEINRFPQIKFVKLHHLHIVEGSIMGVKFKREPFELFSMEGYTEFLAKFIPRLRPDLIIQRIFGIADKELLIAPNWGLPKSGIQTYIDKGLEARQVVQGSLF; via the coding sequence ATGGGTACATTATTGGATAACGGAATTAAACCGTATAATCATTACGGGGCTTATTTAAAGCAAAAGTATAACGGACAGAAAGTGTTTAAAGTGATTGTGGATGGTAATTTTACTTGTCCCAATCGTGATGGTAGTAAGGGCTATGGTGGTTGTACGTACTGTAATGTGGATTCTTTTACACCGGATACTGCGCGTAAAATCCCTTCGATACGGGAGCAGGTGGAGTCGGGCATTGAAAGAGCACGTAATAGCTATGGCGCCGAGAAATTTATCATTTATTTCCAGCCAAATACAAATACATATGCGCCGACTCATCTACTGAAAATGATGTATGATGAGGCTTTAAGTATTGACCCCGAAAATACCTTAGGTCTTTCTGTGGGTACACGTCCTGATTGTTTGGATTTTGAAAAGATAGCATTGTTGGAGTCTTATACAGATCGTTACGATGTGGATTTGGAAATGGGTATGGAATCTATTTACAACGATACATTGGAGCAGATCAATAGAGGCTGTTCTCACGACGAATTTGTTCAGGTGATGGACATGCTGAAGGATACTCCGTTGGAGCTTTGTGTGCATACCATCTTTGGCTTCCCATGGGAATCTGAAGAAATGATGTTGAAATATGCAGATGAAATCAACCGCTTCCCACAGATCAAATTTGTGAAGTTGCATCACCTACATATAGTAGAGGGATCTATTATGGGTGTTAAGTTCAAACGTGAGCCCTTTGAACTTTTCTCGATGGAAGGTTATACCGAATTCTTAGCAAAGTTTATTCCTCGATTGCGTCCTGATCTGATCATTCAACGTATTTTCGGGATTGCAGATAAAGAATTGTTAATTGCTCCGAATTGGGGCTTACCGAAATCAGGTATTCAAACATATATCGATAAGGGATTGGAAGCACGTCAGGTTGTGCAGGGAAGTCTTTTTTAG